One Xyrauchen texanus isolate HMW12.3.18 chromosome 44, RBS_HiC_50CHRs, whole genome shotgun sequence DNA segment encodes these proteins:
- the hrh2b gene encoding histamine receptor H2b, giving the protein MSNALRWVVLVAFISLTICGNMLVCLAVATSRHLHQISSCFIVSLAVTDLLLGLLVLPLSAMLELRNGRWPLGGVLCNIYISLDVMLCTASILTLLAISVDRYLAICSPLCYPRKVTPLRVAITLTAIWVCSLAVSFLSIHLGWNTPDFRLQNQHWDMWDEGEEGRTCRYEWNNNYVLLGAFGIFYLPLLVICGMYHRIFCVAREQVRRIRATTPSFAQSDSAAATLREHKATVTLAAVLGAFVICWFPYFTYLICMGMWAEKTPSNLLHSVVLWLGYLNSALNPILYPALNRDFRRAYGQLLRCRCANQGGFLFFPPFQNKQTLIIHRHQNDPKQTDSS; this is encoded by the exons ATGTCTAATGCCCTGCGCTGGGTAGTGCTGGTGGCCTTCATCTCATTGACGATTTGTGGAAACATGCTGGTTTGTCTGGCTGTGGCAACTAGCCGCCATCTGCACCAGATCAGTAGCTGTTTTATAGTATCACTGGCTGTGACAGACTTGCTGCTGGGCTTGCTGGTACTGCCCCTTTCTGCCATGCTGGAACTACGCAATGGGAGATGGCCTCTTGGGGGAGTCCTTTGTAACATCTACATCTCTCTAGATGTGATGCTCTGCACTGCATCcatcctcactctcctggccaTTAGTGTTGATCGTTATCTTGCCATCTGCAGTCCTCTCTGCTATCCCAGGAAAGTCACACCTTTACGTGTGGCGATCACCCTAACAGCTATCTGGGTGTGCTCTCTGGCTGTGTCCTTTTTGTCCATTCACCTAGGCTGGAACACACCTGACTTCAGACTGCAGAATCAGCACTGGGACATGTGGGACGAGGGAGAGGAAGGCAGAACGTGCCGCTATGAATGGAATAATAACTATGTGCTCCTGGGTGCATTTGGAATCTTTTACCTCCCTCTACTGGTCATATGCGGAATGTATCATCGGATATTCTGTGTTGCACGTGAGCAG GTGCGCCGTATCAGGGCAACCACTCCGTCCTTTGCTCAGTCTGACTCTGCAGCCGCCACTCTGCGGGAACATAAAGCTACAGTGACCCTGGCCGCGGTTCTTGGCGCTTTTGTAATTTGTTGGTTCCCCTATTTCACCTACCTTATATGCATGGGCATGTGGGCAGAGAAAACCCCATCTAATCTCCTCCACTCTGTTGTTCTTTGGTTGGGTTACCTCAACTCTGCACTGAACCCCATCCTCTACCCGGCACTCAACAGGGATTTCCGTCGGGCATATGGCCAGTTGCTTCGCTGCAGATGTGCAAATCAAGGGGGATTTTTATTTTTCCCTCCATTCCAAAACAAACAGACTCTCATCATTCACAGGCACCAGAATGACCCAAAGCAGACAGACTCATCTTAA